In one window of Vibrio pelagius DNA:
- a CDS encoding GGDEF domain-containing protein: MKKDEFQKSTANLKKAVPLMMKNRVSTTPANYALWYTYVDNAIPQLNKDMDGVLEHYGICPPALGEQLYNEYVASKSETTINDLRANLELLVSEVSSSMNDTLTDTSAFSEMIDKSFEDLSQVENNSMSIDEVMSLVRQLVSESQNIRHSTQFLNSQLNAATSEISKLKNQLVEVQKDALFDSLTTLYNRRSFNKDLQMLCESDQALSLVLLDIDHFKTFNDTYGHLFGDTVIRGIARKLKVACRDGISAYRFGGEEFAMIIPNKSLRIARQIADTSRRSLEKLSIKDRRSGEQVGNITASFGVAELQPNETADSLIERADKLLYEAKSLGRNRVMPL; the protein is encoded by the coding sequence ATGAAAAAAGACGAATTTCAGAAATCCACCGCAAATTTAAAGAAAGCGGTGCCACTTATGATGAAAAATAGAGTGTCCACCACACCTGCGAACTACGCCCTGTGGTACACCTATGTCGACAACGCCATCCCACAACTCAACAAAGATATGGACGGCGTACTAGAACATTATGGTATCTGTCCACCGGCACTGGGTGAACAACTCTACAACGAATATGTTGCGAGTAAGTCCGAAACTACCATCAATGATTTGCGCGCCAATCTAGAGCTGTTGGTTTCTGAAGTATCGAGTTCAATGAACGACACACTGACCGATACATCTGCATTCTCTGAAATGATCGACAAGAGCTTTGAAGACTTATCCCAAGTCGAGAACAACAGCATGTCGATAGATGAGGTTATGTCTCTTGTTCGTCAGTTAGTTTCTGAGTCGCAAAATATCCGTCACTCAACCCAATTTCTTAATTCTCAGTTAAATGCCGCGACTTCCGAGATCAGTAAACTAAAAAATCAGTTAGTTGAGGTTCAAAAAGACGCACTTTTTGACAGTCTAACCACACTTTATAACCGTCGCTCCTTCAATAAAGATCTGCAGATGTTGTGCGAGTCCGATCAAGCACTGAGCTTAGTACTGCTGGATATTGACCACTTTAAAACCTTTAACGATACCTATGGTCACCTGTTTGGCGATACAGTTATAAGAGGCATTGCTCGTAAACTAAAAGTCGCTTGTCGTGACGGCATCTCAGCCTATCGCTTTGGCGGTGAAGAATTCGCAATGATCATTCCTAATAAGTCACTGCGCATTGCTCGTCAAATTGCTGATACCAGTCGCCGTTCATTAGAGAAGCTTTCGATTAAAGATCGTCGCAGTGGTGAGCAGGTAGGTAATATCACCGCGTCATTCGGTGTGGCGGAGCTACAGCCCAACGAGACGGCTGACTCATTAATCGAGCGTGCGGATAAGCTTCTATACGAGGCCAAATCTCTGGGTCGAAATCGAGTGATGCCACTGTAA